The genomic region TTTTGCCTGCCACCAGAATTGTTGGTGGCGGAGGGTGGGGGAAGAGTCTCAGGATGGCACGGATTGCCAGGTTTGCAGCCACGAGACTCCCCAGAATCACCAGGAGGCTGACAAAAATCGCCGGCATGTTATGTCCCATGGACCTGAGATAATGGAGTGTCCGGCGGGGAAAGCTCACGGAGTAGAGCAGCAGCACCAGGGCAAGTCCCACGAGGATTCGCACCAGGGTGAATTCGTCGATGATCACGGGACGGGGCAGAGGAAGGATCAGGTAGTTGATGTCCTGTTGCCGGAAGGCTTCCCGGGAGCTCTGGAGATGGTCGAGCAGGGGAGGAATTGTCCGGGAGAGATCCCGGGGAGTTTCCAGAAAGAGTCGTGCTGCCGGAACTCCCTCCCGGAGGGCGTTGTCGAGGGGGGGATCGGCCAGGCCGTAGCCGAGGCGGGCTGCGTTCAGCTGGGCTGTGTTGAGTCCGGAGAAATCAGCTGCCGTGATCGCCTGTACGAGCCAAAGGGGGGCTGCCCCGCCCGGAACGGCTACGCGCCACTCCGTGGAAGGGCCCGGAGCAAGGAAGATGCGAGGAATATCGGGGGCGACCTGGGGCAGCCCTGCGGCGATCCGTCCGCCGTCGCCCGCCTTGTGACGAGGGGCTGTCAGGAGCAGGGCGAGACGGGAATCGGCCAGATGCGAGAGGTGCAGCAGAAGCTCTTCGTCACCGGGATGGGCCACCACTACCAGCAACAGGGGGTCGTCTCCCCGGGAGATCAGGTAGTCCTGGTGGAAGCTGGGGCCTCCCGTTTGATCGGGCAGAAGGACCTCCTGAACCTCTGCCTCGGGAAAAATATGGTGCAACCGGGATGCCTCATCCCGGGCTGCCCCGGTGGCAGTCCCCGGGAGTGCCCCGGAGGGGTGGGAAAAAGCGAGAAGGATTGATACACTCAGAAAGATTCGGTTACGGCTCATGACGATCTATACCCCGAGCATAGGGAGGGGAGGTCCCTTGGGTCAAGGAGGAGGAACCATGGAAATGCTTCCGGAAATCGCCCATCGCCGCAGTATTCGCGTCTATAAACCGGAGGCTCTGGCGGGCGATGCGATCAACCGGATTCTGGAGGCGGGACGGCGGGCTCCGTCGGCAAAAAACCGGCAGACCTGGCGCTTCATCGTGGTGACCGACCGGGAGAAAAAAGGGAAGCTCGCCGAGGCCTCCTTTGGCCAGGAACAGGTGGAGCAGGCCGGCGCGGTCTTTGCCCTCTGTACCACCAACGTCGATTACATCATGCCTAACAACCAGCCCAGCCACCCCGTGGATATCGGAATCGCCTCGGCCTTCATGATGCTCCAGGCGGAGCACGAGGGGCTCGGCTCCTGTCCGATAACCACTTTTCAGGAGGCCGATGTCAAGGTGCTTCTCAGTGTCCCCCACAAGATGCGGGTGGTGATGTTGCTGGCCGTGGGTGTTCCCGGAGAGAGGGGTGAGTTAACACCCCGGTTTCCTCCGGAACGAGTGGTGGGGTACGAGCACTGGTAGTCTCGCCGCAATCGGTGCTATCGGGTGCTATCGGATACTACCGGGCTTGATAATCCCGCATTGAGCGATGGCGGTCCCGTTCCAGGGCGAGGGTGAGAAGTTCGCGCAGCAGTTCTGCGTAGGTGACCCCTCCCTCCTGGACCATCTTGGGATACATGCTGATCGGGGTAAAGCCGGGGAGGGTATTGATCTCGTTCAGGTAGATCTGCCGGGTCTCGCGGTGCAGAAAGCAGTCAACCCGGGCGAGTCCGGCGGCGCCCACGGCAAGAAAGGCTTGTCGGGAGAGTTCCTCAATTTCCCTGGCCAGGGCCGGGTCCAGATCAGCCGGAATCTTCAGCGCCGCTCCTGCAGGGTCGGTGTATTTCGCCTCATAGTCGTAGAACTGGTGCGAGGGGATCACCTCGCCGGAGGGAAAGGTCCGGGGATCGGAGTTTCCCAGGACAGCGGTCTCTATTTCCCGCACCGTCAGGGCCTGCTCGATCAGGACCGTGGCGTCCACTCGAAAGGCCCGTTTCAGCGCCGCTCCCAGGTGCGCAGAATCCTCCACGCGGGTGATGCCGACGCTGGATCCCGCGGCGTTGGGCTTCACAAATACCGGAAATCCGAAGGTTCCGATGATCCGCTCTGTCGCAGTTTGGGTTATTTGGGAAAGAGCGTCTGGCCCAGGGTTCTTTCCTGAAGGGGCCTGGTTCACAGTGATGGCGTCGGTCACGGTGATATAGGGCACCACGGGAAGGTTGTTCTGTTCCCAGATCTGCTTTGCCCGCACCTTGTCCATGCCCAGGGCGCTCCCGGTAACTCCGCTCCCCACGTAGGGAAGGTGGCACATTTCCAGGAGGCCCTGGATCGTGCCGTCTTCGCCGTAGGCTCCGTGAAGGACGGGGAAAACGCAGTCTACGGGAAGAACCGTGCCTGAGGTATCAACGATTCCCTCCCCGGGGTGCAGGGCAAGGGCGCTTTCAGGGTCCGGGATGATCGTGAGAGCACCCGTCTCCCGGGCGCACCGGAGTTGCTCGGTCTTGTCCTGGAGGAACCACCGGCCCTCGAGGGTGATGCCTGCCAGGCTCAGGGAGACGTCGGGCATTTTCTCCAGCTCCCGGATCACTCCTGCTGCTGAGATCAGCGAAACCTGGTGCTCCTGGGACTGGCCCCCATAGAGAACGACTACATTCATGGAACACGCCTCATGGGGTGCAACTCTTCTGGAGAGCTGCTTCCAGCTCCTGGGCTACCACGGCAGCCTCGTCCCAGGGGGCAACTCGGTCGGCGTAGATGATCGACGCTTCGTGGCCCTTGCCGAGAAAGAGGAGGGTGTCTCCTGGTTCGGCCAGCTCCAGGGCCCGGCGTATGGCCGTGCGCCGGTCCGGCTCCAGGATGAGCCGTCCCTCACTGCGGATGGATGGGTCTGCCCGGTCGCACCCTTGGGCGATTTCTTCCAGAATTGACCAGGAATCTTCTCCCCGGGGGTCTTCATCGGTGAGAATGACTACCTGGGCATGGCGGGCCGCGATCTCTCCCTGCATGGGACGCTTTTCCCGGTCCCGTTCTCCTGCCGATCCAAAGACCACGATGAGCCGGTTTCGGGTGAAGTCCTTCATCATGGGCAGAACCGTTTCGAAGGCTCCCGGTGTGTGGGCGTAGTCAACGATGGGGAGAAATGGCGTCTCCCGGGAGACGATCTGCATCCGTCCGGGCAGGGGCTTGATCCTTTTCAGGACATCGAAGAGATCCAGGGGGTTTCGGTCGAGGAGATGGGCCGCCGTGAGAACGGCTGCCAGGACGTTGTCCACGTTGAACCGTCCCGGAAAGGGGATGGTGACCTCCCGGGCCTCCCTGTTCCAGTGAACGACGCAGCGGGTCTCCTCGGCGGTGGACTCCAGATCGGTGGCAATGAGGTCCGCTTCGGGATTCTCCACTCCGTAGGATATGACTTCCTGCCGGGTGGCATTGCGGAAATAGTAGGCGTTGGGGTCGTTGGCGTTGATCACGCCGAAGATGGGCCAGTCGGAATCGCCGATGCGTTTTGCGCTGCGGTCCAGCGCCCGGAAGAGGTTTGCCTTGTCGCTGCGGTACTGTTCGAAACTTCCGTGGAACTCCAGGTGTTCGTGGTTGA from Alkalispirochaeta americana harbors:
- a CDS encoding nitroreductase family protein; this encodes MEMLPEIAHRRSIRVYKPEALAGDAINRILEAGRRAPSAKNRQTWRFIVVTDREKKGKLAEASFGQEQVEQAGAVFALCTTNVDYIMPNNQPSHPVDIGIASAFMMLQAEHEGLGSCPITTFQEADVKVLLSVPHKMRVVMLLAVGVPGERGELTPRFPPERVVGYEHW
- a CDS encoding D-alanine--D-alanine ligase family protein; translation: MNVVVLYGGQSQEHQVSLISAAGVIRELEKMPDVSLSLAGITLEGRWFLQDKTEQLRCARETGALTIIPDPESALALHPGEGIVDTSGTVLPVDCVFPVLHGAYGEDGTIQGLLEMCHLPYVGSGVTGSALGMDKVRAKQIWEQNNLPVVPYITVTDAITVNQAPSGKNPGPDALSQITQTATERIIGTFGFPVFVKPNAAGSSVGITRVEDSAHLGAALKRAFRVDATVLIEQALTVREIETAVLGNSDPRTFPSGEVIPSHQFYDYEAKYTDPAGAALKIPADLDPALAREIEELSRQAFLAVGAAGLARVDCFLHRETRQIYLNEINTLPGFTPISMYPKMVQEGGVTYAELLRELLTLALERDRHRSMRDYQAR
- a CDS encoding UDP-N-acetylmuramoyl-L-alanyl-D-glutamate--2,6-diaminopimelate ligase, with the translated sequence MAEMHLSRLAKCLPTVASHGSGDPLIRRLVYDSRQAGPDSAFVALPGIHVDGHDFITPAIAAGARAIFCEVLPDVLEPEAVYIQVTDSRHALSTLAARLYNNPSREIPLIGVTGTDGKSTTTWLIDQILTQQDLESGFISTVLIKRDIRPEKNSFRQSTPEAPEIQSFLREMIDNGKEVAVVEATSHGLSERTSRLRDVQFHAAVLTNINHEHLEFHGSFEQYRSDKANLFRALDRSAKRIGDSDWPIFGVINANDPNAYYFRNATRQEVISYGVENPEADLIATDLESTAEETRCVVHWNREAREVTIPFPGRFNVDNVLAAVLTAAHLLDRNPLDLFDVLKRIKPLPGRMQIVSRETPFLPIVDYAHTPGAFETVLPMMKDFTRNRLIVVFGSAGERDREKRPMQGEIAARHAQVVILTDEDPRGEDSWSILEEIAQGCDRADPSIRSEGRLILEPDRRTAIRRALELAEPGDTLLFLGKGHEASIIYADRVAPWDEAAVVAQELEAALQKSCTP